The sequence TTTCTTTTAGCAAAATAAAGACCCCTTCTTTTGCTTTACCTTGCCCATCAGTTTTTGCAATTTCCTAAAAGCTCTCAAGATCTCAAATTTGATCTCCCCCGTAATTAAGTTTTCATAATAGTTGAAAAGAGAATAAAAAATTCGTATAGGTAGGTTGCTTTTCTAATTTTTAGAAAATTCCTCAAAATGAATGAGTAATTCGCTTGTAAGTTTCACATGCTCATCTTAGGTAATTTGTCGATCGAATGTTCAATTCACATGAAGTTACTTACACCTGAGCCTATTGCTAATGCATAAATCTCTTAGGGAGATCCAATCCGCCACTAAACAATACGTATCAAATAATGAGTCGATTCACTACCTTTCACCACGAGAGGTCACATTTGTAAACCTGAATTCATCCTTGTGGAAATCTGATGCCTCGTTAAGACTCTTCTTTCAAATCCACTTTAATATATTCAGTTCACTTAGAGGTGTCCGCATATCATACCATGATGACATCAAATTGATGTTACCTATGCTCCAATCGACCAGACTTCACTGAATTTTATAACGATGGTTCACTTTAAAAAGTTTGCTTCCATACCGTCAGTAAATCAGCACACTTCACTAATCTCTCACATCATGGTGATGAAATCATCTTTTCGATGATGGTCACTATCAGTGTGATCCATCTGAACCCAAACTTAAGAGGGTCCACAATGTAAACGGTTCATTACTGATTCCCCGCATGCTGGTAGTAGATAGAATTCTTGCATTTGCAAAAAGGGGGACATCCACCTGAACCCAATTTTGAACTTAAGAGAAGTAACCTTTAGAGTTTGAAATTTCCTTTTTACGAGTGTTAAGTTGTAAGTATAAAAACCTTGTGGAAAAGCATCTCGTATCTGAAGCAACTCAATTgaacatcaaaaaaatcaacacCTGTTCAAATCTTCCCATGATGATACTCTTGCCATCGCATTAATTTCCCATCGATCCATTCCTAACATTGAATGAGCTTAATTGTTGCAGATTCGAAGGCAATAAAAGATTTATGAACATAACATTTTTTTCATAAAACAATCCTGTAAGAGAAAAATGTTGATTCTGAGGCAATTAAAGCAAGAATTACTGAATGTTAATTTATTAAAGAAGAATTTGCAGAACTTAACTACCAATACAAAAGAGAAGTATTAACATGCAACAAGATTTTTCAATAGAATTGAAAGGTTTGATCCATTAAGATAAAAAATTAGGTACGTATACACGTAACCTCAATGGTTTGAGAATTCTTCATTCTTTCCTGCTACAATTAAAGTGAATTCTCTTTGTTTAAATTATCCTAATAATTGAATGAGCATTTTCACTTCATATCTATATTTgtaattcaaataaaaaatttaaccCAAACTAGAATCAACCCTAATGGTCTGCAACACATTTTTTCTTCCCCTTGCTCAAAATCTTTTGTTTTCATTGTAAGGATATATCCTTCAATCATGAATGAGTAGTTCCTTAACTGATGAATTACAAAGATCCATAATTGTAGAGGTCATCCTgaagaataaaaaatatataaaaaattgctACACAACAATAATACATAATGAATCTTGTATTCATTCGAATTGATTAAAGAACTTCTTGAACACATGATCAAGGATAAACTAATCTCAGACAACTAGAGACAAAAATTCATTATAGAATACCTATctatacaaaagtcttgaacaaattctaGACAATCACAAAACTTAACACGTGCAATTATTACAAACTCATACAAAATCTAAATATAGAACTCCTGGTTCTAACTCGTgtataaaacaataaaaaactgTAGTATCTCATGCAAAGTGGGAAAATTACAGTGCTAACACATTCATAACTTTGACATCATTACCGTACATTTTGGTATAGAGATCATACTCCATGGACGTTTGCTCTAGGTCATTAATGATGTCTCTAGAAGTGCAGGGAGGTGGATAAACCTTACATTAGCTTTTTTTGAGGTCCTAACATAGAAGTGGACATAGTTATCTCTCCCCTCGTCAAATCATTAGGATACTGAGTTAACAACTTTAGCAAATGGATATGCAATAAGGAATGTTTGAATAGTTATACTTATGAATTTTAAGTATAAAAAAAAAGATGAATTGGGCTTAGTCTACAAAGGTCGCAAGTAAATTGTTTCATGATTTGTAGTggttagaaaactaaaaaaatattggattcATTCTGTAAATCACATAATTGAATTTGAGTAAGGAATGGTTAAAATTTAATGATTAGAACCAATACTTGAGAATAAGTGCAAATAGAATTAGATAAGGTTCAAATTGTGTGCCAACTCTCATCACAAATCACATCACTTGTCCACTTATCTTTACATATAGAATCACTAGATCAATATGAACCCAAAAtataaaataaagataaaagatatacatatttcaccattacaataagatcattttttttcttttacctATCTATAATTATTAAGAAacatgtttataatttaaattaacATAAAATTGTTATCTCCATAACATAAAGCTCATCTATCCCGTATTACTctctaaaatttatatattttagcCATGGAGCTCCTTCCACAATCGAGTCCATTTAAATTAGTGCTTGAACTAGACTAACGATATAATGGATGACCTGCTGCTTTATGTCTTTAAGCATTATATTCTACAGGTTCCATTGCTTTGCCCCTATGGCATCCGTAAGTCAATGAACcttaatgaagaaaataaattccTTTAAACAACATTCATGAATTTGGGTAGATAAAAAATTAAATCCAAATTGGACAATAGAATTCAAAAATCGTATCACATAATTTATGATTTAAAACTTGTAGTTTGAAATAATTTTCTATGGTGACGTGTAATGGAGTTAAAGTCATCATAACTAATTCTGAGCACCTTAAAAAGATGATTCTATAGTCGGGATTATACTTTACATTCACCTCAATGATTTGGGAAGGCTAGTGACAGTGAGGGGCTAGATTCTAAGATCAGGAGATGGTCCTGTCTCTGACATGCAACGAGGGTAACTTTGTTGAACATATTCATATGTAGCAGAAGATAGTGTCTGGCTGTCCGACTGAATCCTGCCTGTAATTTGTTTTTCCTTAGCCCATGAAATTTGTTATGGGCCCATCTTTCAGAAAGGCTGCTAAAATTAATCAATAGCCATGGGAGAACCAACCAAAGTTTTTTCGCACTGCTTCAATGCTCTCCACTTAAATATATACTCAATGGGCATTCTGTGCATTAAATCAAAATTATCTGAACATAGTTAAAAAAGAGATAATTGTAGATATAGAGACAGCTTATATTAAAGAATTTAGAGGAAAATTTTCCCCATAAATATCAGTTGTGGCTGGGATGATATTGTACATGGCACCAGTGCAGTGTTAACTTTGTAGGTGAAAATATTCAAACATTGAGATTTATGCGAAATCTATAATCCTACATATGGCCCTGATAGCCTGTATAACAAATTTGTTACTCATTAAAATTGGATGAAATTCGTCAGAACTTCTAATCCTCTTTAGAAAATTACAACGTCTATCTCAAAGCCAAAATGTTACATGGTGGGGAGAATCGGCTTCTAAGTGACTAGAGAAAATTGAACTCCCTGCAGAAATGATAACTTGGAAAATATTCATGGTAGGCTGACCTTAAATCCAACTCAGACCATATTGAGCATGTTACATAGTTACATGGAAATTTCAATTTCATCGCAATCATGACAGATCTTCAATACTGCTATATTTAGGAAATGTTGTGCAAGCTCATAGCAGCTACAGACTTCGATGCAGTTTGATATATTGGAAGAATTTTTTTGCCAGATTTTAAACGTTCAATTAAAGGGTACATGCAATAATTATATTGTATTTGATTAAAAGTTTGGATGAATTATACAAGCAGCTCCACGATCCATTGTTTATTAAATGTTCCAAATTATTCAGACAACTTAAAAAATCGATGACCTCTAAATTCTTATTCATGCTTTATTGTATCTGGACATGAATTTGTCATCATTCATATGGCGTCCAGATTGATCTCATATATTTGAGCTCATATAAGAATGAATATCAATGCAGACAAGGAAACAAAATTTTGAAGTTCCTCATAGTATGAGAGATATTGATATAAATAAGGCAATACGTTACTTCTGTAAGTATATATACAGACAACAATATACTTTCTCAATTTAGTATAATGGACACATTAATTAATTGGATTAGCTTTCAAGCTGAAAAAGCTAGAATTAACATAAGAAGAATTTTACATGGAAGAAGACTAACCTGTGAAGACAAACTGGAAaccagcaaataataaaggacaAAACTTCTTAATAGAGCTTAGGGCTAGAAGTGACATTTAAGGAGCATTTTATATAAAAGAAGGCTAACCTGTTATAGAAGACAAACTTGACTTGAAACTAGCAAAAGCTAAAGAACAAGAACTTCTTAGTGGAACTTATAAACATTTAAAATGTAGAACTTTGACTGTCAGAGGCCAATGCTTGTGTGGCATTGGCATTGCGTAGGAGGTCTGATATGGTAGGTGTTAAATTGGAAGGACCTGCACCTCCCATGAATGTTGTCTTCAGGTTCTCCAAGATCTTGGCTACATCTCTCATGGAAGGTCGTTCCCTTGGTGATTCATTGCTACAAAGAAAACCAACATGAATGAAAGAAAGGAGACATCTACTGTCTTCCATGTTTTCATTCACATCTCTGAATAGCCCACTATCAACAATATCTGCCAGTCTGTTTGGAAAAGCTGATCTCACCCAGTTTTGCAAGTTCATGTCTCCCACAAACATGTCATCACTTGGCCTCTTCCTTGTAACCATCTCTAATATCAGAATTCCATAACTAAAAACATCTCCCTCTGTAGAAACATTCCCGCCCAATCCATACTCTGCAATCAATTTTATTCATGAAATTCTTAAAAAGCTATTAAAGGAAATGATAGTGTCAATATAAAGAAAACTCAAAAGAATAACAATACCTGGAGCAATATAGCCAATAGATCCTTTGAGAGAAAATGTTGTTGTACTCAGTGAATCTATAGAGTTTGTAGTAATCAAACGGGATATACCAAAATCAGTCACAAAGGCTGTCAAGTTGGCATCCAGGACCACATTGCTAGGTTTTAGATCACAATGCACAAGTTGCAAGGGACAATCATGATGTAAATATTCCATGCCATGGGCTACATCTATAGCAATGCTTAAGCACTCACTCAATCCCAAGTGACAATTGTCCTGATCATCTCTGTCAGGGTGTAAATGTTTTTCCAGGCTCCCATTAGATGCAAATTGAAGAACCAAACCTTTTAAGCCAGGTTAGGAAAACGCACTTATGACTTTGATGAGGCTACGGTGCCGAATCCTCCCTAGCACTTTGCATTCTGTGTTAAAACTCTTATGAGATTCTTCATTCTGCAAATTAAGAGTCTTGATGGCGACTATCTTACCATCCCTCAAAATGCCTTTGTAGACTGATCCAAAGTTACCCACTCCAAGCAAGTTAGACTCATCAAACTCAGATGTCGCAATGACAAGATCGTGATAAGAAAATTTCGGATAGATGAGCCTTTCAAAAATAAAGTTTGAGGAATGGAATAGTTGTCTGGAAATTTTATGCCTCCATAACATTCCTACAATGAAAAAGACTAATAGCAATGCAACGGTTCCAACGACTGAAAACACTATTTTTTTGAGCAGTGAATATTTTTCCTGGTTCTGATTTGGGCATGGAGGCAATGAATAATTTGTTGGGCCACATAACCCAAGCTTTCCCATAAACAATATTACAACAGTTCTATTTGGAAACAACCCTCCTTCTGGAATCTGCCCTGACAAATTATTGAAAGAAACATTCATGTAGTTAAGTACTTTTAATCTTTCAAGGGACATTGGTACTGAACCTGATAAAAAGTTGGCAGAAAGATCCATTTCATGGAGATTCTGCAATTTGGAAAGTGAATCTGGTATTAGACCTTCAAAGG is a genomic window of Cryptomeria japonica chromosome 7, Sugi_1.0, whole genome shotgun sequence containing:
- the LOC131856948 gene encoding putative leucine-rich repeat receptor-like serine/threonine-protein kinase At2g24130, producing MEYLHHDCPLQLVHCDLKPSNVVLDANLTAFVTDFGISRLITTNSIDSLSTTTFSLKGSIGYIAPEYGLGGNVSTEGDVFSYGILILEMVTRKRPSDDMFVGDMNLQNWVRSAFPNRLADIVDSGLFRDVNENMEDSRCLLSFIHVGFLCSNESPRERPSMRDVAKILENLKTTFMGGAGPSNLTPTISDLLRNANATQALASDSQSSTF